In the Oculatellaceae cyanobacterium genome, CAAAGGAATTTCCTTATAAGGAACCCGAACATAATGTCGCAGTCGAATGACTGTAGGCAAGGGGAAGTCTGGATACAGCAGTTTGCCGTTTTGTTCCACTTGCTCTGCTTTGCCCTTGAGCATTAAAACAACCGCTCGTCGCCAGCTAGTGATGTTGAGCGGTTCATAAGAGGCGTTTAACACCAGAACCTTGCTCATTGGTGTATTAGTGAATTATTAAAGTAATATTTCTACCGATGGTAGCACAGCTTTCTAGGTGTATGTTATGAAGCTATAGGTATAAAATCTTAAAAAATTTCAATATATTTACTGAGCCAGGAAAATATATTTGCTTCAAGCTGGTTTTAATAAATTTAACTTATTAAGTATAAATACTCAAAAAATCATTGAAAGACTAAGCAATCGCACTTTCTGTTATGGCAACTGTTCATCTTCTAAACAGATTAGTCATACTCATTCCTGTGACTAGCAACCCTGCCAAACCCAAACCGTTCAATACTGGATAAACTGCCTCTAAGCCGAAAATACTACCACTATGAACTTGTAGAATAAATCCAGCTAAATTATCAAGGTGTAGCCACTGACCCAAAATTGGATAACTGATACCCGTAAGCACAGTTATCAGTAATGGCAAGCACATGATGATAGCAAGTCGGCGATGATATTTGCGAAAAGCACGGTTAAAACTGTTCATGCAAAGTTTTGTTTCTAAGATATGATCTTAAGTTAAAGCCACAATACCACTAGCGATGTAGGTAGAATTCAATATCTATAATAAGTGATTGTAGCGATTGTGAATTTTATAATTAAAAACTTAGTTGTTCATAGTCTCTTAAGTAGAATAGATTTTTGACTTTAGTTAGGCAGATTTAGATAACTTAGTTCTTTAATAGATAATTAACACTTAGTAAACAACTAGAATTAGCCAATAATTATGAATCGTCGCGCTTTTTTTAACTGGGTAGGTGTAGGTTTTCTGGCAAGTTCGTTACCTGTAGCGATCGCTAGTTGTATGTCAGATCAGTCTAATCAGCAAGCAACTACACCAACACCAACTCCGTCTAAACGCCCAGATGGATTTGAGCAGGTTGGCACGGTAGCTGATTTAAATAGTAAAGGTCAAATTCTCCAGAAGCAATCTCCAGAAAAAGCAGTATTAGTAGTCCGCGATCCCAAAGATGCTAACAAAATTTTAGCCGTAAATCCCATTTGCCCTCATAAAGCTTGCATTATTGGATGGCAGGCAGATCAAAAAGTATTTATTTGCCCGTGTCATAATTCTAAATTTACTCCAGACGGCAAATTTTTAAATCCACCAGCTAACAAACCCTTGCAAGTTTATCAAGCTAAGGTAGAAGGTGAACAGGTTTTAGTTAAGCAAGGATAATTAGAGCTTTTGTAATTCGCACAGATAAGCCGATTCTCTTTATAGGCAATCTACCTGATTTGTTAACTAAATCTTAATTAAGACAGTGCGATCGCCATATATAAAAATTAGTAAATTTTTACAAAGATTAATTGCTCATAAATCTAACCAATGAATGATGCAGATAGCTAGCAATTTTAGAGATCCTAATAAATAGGAACTAATGAATTATTAAGAGGAAATTATGAGTATTGAAGATAGGGCGCAAGCAGTAGCTAAGAATCTTGAAGGAAAAGCTCAAGCAGCTATGGGTGAAATTACTGGCAGTGAAAAAGATAAAACAGAAGGTCACAATAAGCAAGATCAAGCCGCAGCAATTCATCTCAAAGAAGATATCAAAGATAAGGCAAAAGAAATTGTAGATCAAGCATAGGTTTTAACACCATGATTTTTATATTTCAAATATGTTAATCCAGCAAAATGAGACTTAGCTGGATTTTTTAAAGGATTAGCTAAATTTATTGTAATTACATAATTTTTTTGTTAAAAACTACCGACTTGGAACCCAAAGTATAATTTAGACTAGACTAATTCATTTTAAATTTATTCGATAAATTTAACTATTTTAACACAAAGGTTATAAGTTTGATAGAGATAGCAAACCATTAAGCACATAGTTTAATAACCCTTGATTTTGAAAAACGTATTTTTTATATCTAAAAGAGTATTTTTTATAATTTTATCATCAGCTAACCTGTTAAATGGGAAACCAATAGAATTAATAAAAAAACAACAGTTTATCTTTATTAAGTTCTTTAATCAACATTAAAGCTGGAAAAATATGGAAACGGTAGAAAATATGCCCAATAATCCTAGTGGGCAGTTGGTCATTATTGGCGGAGCAGAAGACAAAGAAGGGGATTGTAAAGTACTGCGAGAGTTTGTACGCCGCGCAGGTGGTACTAAAGCTCGAATTGTGGTGATGACAGTGGCAACATCCATGCCTGGGGAAGTTGGCGATACTTATACCAAAGTATTTGAAAGGCTGGGAGCAGAACATATTGAAGTCGTTGATACTCCTGAAAGGGAAGATGCCAACGAGGCGAAAGCTATAGAAGCAGTTGAGAATGCTACTGGGGTGTTTTTTACAGGGGGAGATCAAGCTCGCATCGTCACAGCAATTAAAGATACTAAACTGGATGCAGCTATGCACAAACGTTATTCTGAAGGGATTGTAGTTGGTGGCACTAGCGCTGGCGCTGCAATGATGCCAGATATCATGATCATTGAAGGCGATTCGGAAACAAATCCCCGTGTAAATGTTGTAGAAATGGGGCCAGGTATGGCTTTTCTGCCAGGAGTGGTGGTAGATCAACATTTCTTACAACGCGGACGTATGGGGCGCTTACTATCAGCATTGGCACAACAACCAGCAGTATTAGGATTTGGGATTGATGAGAATACTGCTGTGGTCATTAATGATGGCAAATTTGAAGTAGTTGGAGAAGGCGCTGTTACGGTTGTTGATGTTGCGGACGTTACTCATTGCAATGTGGATCAACTATTAAAAGATGAACCATTAGCGATTTGTGGAGCTAAGTTGCATATTTTGCCACACGGGTACAAATTTGATTTGCAATCTCGTAAGCCAATTTTAAACTAGGTAATTTACTGGAGTATAGACTAATCGTTGAGAGCGGTTAGTCTATTTTATTTATTATATTTGGAAGATTTTGAGCAGGCGATCGCAAAAAGTTCTTTTAAACTTGAGATTTAAGCACAGCAGATAAATGCCTTACTTAAATACTTAACGCGGAAGGATATCATCAAGGCGAATTTGTAAGCTTTTTAGGAGAGGAGAAATAATCAGTTGACCGAGGCGGAATTGTTGCTGGGTATAATCTTCGTCAATCAGTTGGCAAACCGTGACAGTAGGTTGTTTGGGTTTACCGATAAAAGCCACTCCTCCCAAACCGCGATAATCAACAATCCAATACTCAGAAATTCCTAGCAGGGCATATTCTTCAACTTTTCGGGCGTAATCTGTTTCCCAGTTAGTGCTAACGACTTC is a window encoding:
- a CDS encoding PepSY domain-containing protein, yielding MNSFNRAFRKYHRRLAIIMCLPLLITVLTGISYPILGQWLHLDNLAGFILQVHSGSIFGLEAVYPVLNGLGLAGLLVTGMSMTNLFRR
- a CDS encoding Rieske (2Fe-2S) protein, producing MNRRAFFNWVGVGFLASSLPVAIASCMSDQSNQQATTPTPTPSKRPDGFEQVGTVADLNSKGQILQKQSPEKAVLVVRDPKDANKILAVNPICPHKACIIGWQADQKVFICPCHNSKFTPDGKFLNPPANKPLQVYQAKVEGEQVLVKQG
- a CDS encoding CsbD family protein yields the protein MSIEDRAQAVAKNLEGKAQAAMGEITGSEKDKTEGHNKQDQAAAIHLKEDIKDKAKEIVDQA
- a CDS encoding cyanophycinase, whose product is METVENMPNNPSGQLVIIGGAEDKEGDCKVLREFVRRAGGTKARIVVMTVATSMPGEVGDTYTKVFERLGAEHIEVVDTPEREDANEAKAIEAVENATGVFFTGGDQARIVTAIKDTKLDAAMHKRYSEGIVVGGTSAGAAMMPDIMIIEGDSETNPRVNVVEMGPGMAFLPGVVVDQHFLQRGRMGRLLSALAQQPAVLGFGIDENTAVVINDGKFEVVGEGAVTVVDVADVTHCNVDQLLKDEPLAICGAKLHILPHGYKFDLQSRKPILN